The DNA sequence GTCCTACCATTTTAGCAAGGTAAGCAGAACCGTAACCACCATCAAAACTTGTAACATCAGCATCTGTCTGCTTGAAAATAGCATGTTCTTCGCTTGCTAACGTTAAATCACATACAACATGAAGTGAGTGCCCTCCACCAACTGCCCATCCAGGAACTACTGCTATAACTACTTTAGGCATAAAACGGATCAAACGCTGAACTTCAAGGATATTCAAACGGTGTCTTCCATCTTCTCCTACGTATCCCTGATGCCCTCTGGCTTTTTGATCTCCTCCACTACAAAAGGCCCATCCACCGTCTTTAGGGCTTGGTCCTTCTCCTGAAAGCAATACAACTCCTATTGAAGGATCTTCATAGGCATCATAAAAAGCATCGTATAATTCTGAAGTTGTTTTAGGCCTGAAAGCGTTACGTACCTCTGGTCTGTTGAAAGCAATTCTTGCTACACCGTTAGATTTTTTATAGGTAATATCTTCGTATTCCTTGGCGGTTTTCCACTCGATCATCTTATAAAAATTTTTCTCAAAGATACGGAATTACAGAGAAATTATCTGTGTGAAATTTACCCATCATTTCAATAAGGAAGAGAAATTTTTCATCCAAAAATTCTACTTACAAATATTGGATAAAAATGTATTTTTCAGAATGAGCAACGGACTCTGTTTTCTTACAAAACAAAAGCCGGAACATTGCTGTTCCGGCTTTTTATAATTGAGTTATCAAATGATTACTTTGTTGCTGCAGCACTAAGCTCAGCTTCTTTAGCTTTCATTTCTTTAACTTTTTCAATGTTTTTAGTTACTACATAAATTTCTTTTAATGCAGAAACAGCATCAATGCTCTTAGGATTTGCTTTATACCATCCTTCAGCGTATGGTAATGCTTTTCCAAATCTTTCTCTTCTTGCGTCGATTAATTTAGAAGCTTCATCCGGTTTGTCTTTTCTCAATGCATTGATCTCTCCTACTACTTTAGCATCATCACCAATAGTTGTATACACTAAGTTCTGGTATGCATCAGAGAAGTCAGGCTTAAGTTCAATTGCTTTTTTAAATGCTTCTAAAGCATCATTAACAGTCGCAGGATTTTTAGCCTGCATTACCCCAAGGTTGTACCAGTTTGTTGCATCGTTAGGGTTCTTAGCTAATTGTTCTTTCAATCCGGAAACAAATTTATCTGTATTTCCTGACTGAAGATATGCTGTAGTCTGAGCTTCTTTAAGCTTAGCACTGTTTGGGAATTTAACTAATCCTTTTTCGATAACAGCAAGAGCCTCAGGCGCTTTTTTTGCATTAAGAAGTAATGAAGCCAGAGTTTCATACAAATCTGGTTCTATACTTTTTGTCTGCTCTGTTTTGAAGTCAGAATAGTCCGGGTTCTTTTTCATAAGCTCCCAAGTCGCTTTATCAAGATTCACTACCTGTCCTGTTTTCTTCTCTTTTGCAGTATATGTAGTTTCTACTCCTGTAAATCCGGAATTAACAAGGTCTGTATATATTTTGATAGACTGATCACTGTTATTCGCTAACGCATGGCTAAGTCCTGCATAATACATATATATTTTGTTGTCTTGTCCATTAGCCTTCAATAGGTCATAAACTTCTATAAACTTAGGTGCTGCAGCTGCATAATTTTTTGCATTATATGCATCCATAGCAACTTTGTTAGCTTCCTGAAGCTGAGCATTTAAAGCAGCAGCATCTTTTTTCTGCCCAAAAGCAAAAGCAGACGCTACGATAGCCATTCCTAAAATTAGTTTCTTCATAATAACTATTTTATATTTATATTGTACAATTTATTCTTCAGAATCAGAATTCTCATTTTCCTCTGCTGCATTTTCATTTTCAGCCTGAGGGATTGTATCGTTTTCCTGGTTATCAGCTACAATGTCTGTTCCTTCTTCAATTTCTTCAGAATCTTCTTCTACATCCTTATCCATCGCTACTTTTGCAATAGCTGCAATTTCGTCATTTTTCTTAAGATTGATCAGTTTCACTCCCTGAGTATTTCTACCCATTACTCTCATTTCATCCATTCCCATTCTGATCGCAACACCGGATTTATTGATAATCATCAATCCGTCTTCGTCTGTTACGTTCTGAATAGCAATCAGATTTCCTGTTTTTTCGGTAATGTTCAGAGTGATAACTCCTTTTCCACCTCTGTTTGTAATTCTGTAGTCTTCTACTGCAGTTCTCTTACCGTATCCTTTTTCAGATACTACAAGTACTGTTTCATTCTCTACATCGTTCACAACAATCATACCAATAGCTTCATCACCATCTTCAAGCAAGATTCCTCTTACCCCGATAGATCCTCTACCTACTTCTCTTACTTTTTCTTCAGGGAAACGGATACATTTACCATTTTTAGTAGCGATCATAATCTGAGATGTTCCGTTAGTAAGGTAAGCACCCAACAACTGGTCATTATCTCTGATCTCAATAGCATTCACCCCATTTACTCTTGGTCTTGAATAGGCTTCTAATGATGTTTTCTTGATTGTACCGTTTTTGGTAACCATCACAACGCTCATTTGATTTACATATTCGGAATCCTTCAGGTTGTTGGTTCTGATATATGCTTTGATCTTATCATCCGGTTCAATGTTGATAAGATTTTGTACTGCTCTTCCTTTTGCTGTTTTGGAGCCTTCCGGAATTTCAAATACTCTTAACCAGTAACATCTTCCTTTTTCTGTAAAGAATAACATATACTGGTGGTTGGTTGCAGAAACAATATATTCAAGGAAATCGGAATCTCTTGTTGTTGCTGCTTTATTTCCTACACCACCTCTACTTTGAATTTTATATTCTGAAAGTGAAGTTCTCTTGATGTATCCTGCGTGAGATATGGTAAGAACTACAGCTTCGTTCGGGATAATATCTTCAATAGACATTTCACCTCCTGAGTAATCAATTTCTGTTCTTCTTTCGTCTCCGTATTTTTCTTTGATTTCGATCAATTCATCCTTGATGATCTGGAATCTTCTTGGCTCATTAGCTAAGATATCCTCTAGATTTTCAATTTCTTTCATGATGGCATCGTATTCATCACGGATCTTATCAAGCTCCATTCCTGTTAAACGAGCCAATCTAAGATCAAGGATCGCCTGAGCCTGAATGTCTGAAAGTTCAAACGCTTCAATCAAGCCTTCTTTTGCAGCCTGAGGGTTTGCACTGTGACGAATAATAGAAATCGCTCTGTCTAAAGCATCCTGAGTTCCGATCACTTTCATGAATCCTTCAAGGATGTGTGCTCTTTCTTTTGCTTTCTTAAGCTCAAACTGAGTTCTTCTTACGATTACCTCATGCCTGTGCTCTACAAAGTGATGAATGATATCTTTGAGGTTCAGCTGCTCTGGTCTTCCGTGTACCAATGCAATATTATTTACACTGAAAGAAGTCTGAAGCGCTGTATATTTATATAATAGATTAAGAACAACATTTGGAATAGCATCGTTTTTCAATTCATAAACAATACGAAGCCCTTTTCTGTCCGATTCATCTCTGATCTCGTGGATACCTGGGATTTTCTCATCT is a window from the Chryseobacterium indologenes genome containing:
- a CDS encoding 1,4-dihydroxy-2-naphthoyl-CoA synthase encodes the protein MIEWKTAKEYEDITYKKSNGVARIAFNRPEVRNAFRPKTTSELYDAFYDAYEDPSIGVVLLSGEGPSPKDGGWAFCSGGDQKARGHQGYVGEDGRHRLNILEVQRLIRFMPKVVIAVVPGWAVGGGHSLHVVCDLTLASEEHAIFKQTDADVTSFDGGYGSAYLAKMVGQKKAREIFFLGRNYSAQEAFEMGMVNKVVPHAELEDTAYEWAQEILAKSPTSIRMLKFAMNLTDDGMVGQQVFAGEATRLAYMTEEAQEGRNAFLEKRKPNFGEDQWIS
- a CDS encoding tetratricopeptide repeat protein, whose amino-acid sequence is MKKLILGMAIVASAFAFGQKKDAAALNAQLQEANKVAMDAYNAKNYAAAAPKFIEVYDLLKANGQDNKIYMYYAGLSHALANNSDQSIKIYTDLVNSGFTGVETTYTAKEKKTGQVVNLDKATWELMKKNPDYSDFKTEQTKSIEPDLYETLASLLLNAKKAPEALAVIEKGLVKFPNSAKLKEAQTTAYLQSGNTDKFVSGLKEQLAKNPNDATNWYNLGVMQAKNPATVNDALEAFKKAIELKPDFSDAYQNLVYTTIGDDAKVVGEINALRKDKPDEASKLIDARRERFGKALPYAEGWYKANPKSIDAVSALKEIYVVTKNIEKVKEMKAKEAELSAAATK
- the gyrA gene encoding DNA gyrase subunit A, which produces MQKEGERLIPINIVDEMKSSYIDYSMSVIVSRALPDVRDGLKPVHRRVLYGMYGLGVFSNRKYLKSARIVGDVLGKYHPHGDSSVYDAMVRMAQDWSLRYPQVDGQGNFGSMDGDPPAAMRYTEARLKKISDEVLSDLDKETVDFQNNFDDSLQEPTVMPTKIPNLLVNGTSGIAVGMATNMAPHNLSESVDAICAYIDNKEITIDELMQHIIAPDFPTGGIIYGYDGVRDAFHTGRGRVVLRAKVSFDEIGNRNAIIVSEIPYQVNKAEMIARTAELVKDEKIPGIHEIRDESDRKGLRIVYELKNDAIPNVVLNLLYKYTALQTSFSVNNIALVHGRPEQLNLKDIIHHFVEHRHEVIVRRTQFELKKAKERAHILEGFMKVIGTQDALDRAISIIRHSANPQAAKEGLIEAFELSDIQAQAILDLRLARLTGMELDKIRDEYDAIMKEIENLEDILANEPRRFQIIKDELIEIKEKYGDERRTEIDYSGGEMSIEDIIPNEAVVLTISHAGYIKRTSLSEYKIQSRGGVGNKAATTRDSDFLEYIVSATNHQYMLFFTEKGRCYWLRVFEIPEGSKTAKGRAVQNLINIEPDDKIKAYIRTNNLKDSEYVNQMSVVMVTKNGTIKKTSLEAYSRPRVNGVNAIEIRDNDQLLGAYLTNGTSQIMIATKNGKCIRFPEEKVREVGRGSIGVRGILLEDGDEAIGMIVVNDVENETVLVVSEKGYGKRTAVEDYRITNRGGKGVITLNITEKTGNLIAIQNVTDEDGLMIINKSGVAIRMGMDEMRVMGRNTQGVKLINLKKNDEIAAIAKVAMDKDVEEDSEEIEEGTDIVADNQENDTIPQAENENAAEENENSDSEE